One genomic region from Anguilla rostrata isolate EN2019 chromosome 2, ASM1855537v3, whole genome shotgun sequence encodes:
- the hoga1 gene encoding 4-hydroxy-2-oxoglutarate aldolase, mitochondrial produces the protein MLAFFRNVRPITCRRSVAASWKRNKANASGTQRLDIRGIYPPIATPFTEKEEVDYQKLNANLEKYAKIPFRGLVVQGSNGEYPYLTVDERVEVVRRVRQALPREKLVVAGSGCESTMATVQMSEQMAGAGADAVLVVTPCFYRGRMDSRALVHHYTKVADSSPVPVVLYSVPGNTGLDLPVDAVVTLSQHPNIVGLKDSGGDITRIALIIHKTSSEDFQVLAGSAGFLMAAYSVGAVGGVCALANVLGRQVCQLEELCVSGQWEAAKALQYRLIEPNAAVTRKFGVAALKQAMEWFGFHGGVCRSPLQPLSEAEAKALRQDFSSNGWL, from the exons ATGCTGGCGTTCTTCAGAAATGTCCGTCCGATAACGTGTAGAAGAAGTGTTGCTGCATCATGGAAGCGGAACAAGGCTAACGCTTCTGGGACTCAGAGATTGGACATTCGAGGAATCTATCCTCCTATAGCCACGCCGTTCACTGAGAAGGAAGAGGTGGACTACCAGAAACTGAATGCCAATTTAGAGAAATATGCCAAAATCCCTTTCAGAG GCCTTGTGGTCCAGGGCTCCAATGGGGAGTACCCGTACCTGACGGTGGACGAGCGGGTGGAGGTCGTCCGCAGGGTGAGGCAGGCCCTGCCCCGGGAGAAGCTGGTGGTGGCGGGATCAGgatgcgagt ccaCTATGGCCACCGTGCAGATGAGCGAGCAGATGGCTGGGGCTGGCGCGGACGCCGTGCTGGTGGTCACCCCGTGCTTTTACCGCGGCAGGATGGACAGCCGGGCCCTCGTTCACCACTACACGAAG gtCGCTGACTCCAGCCCAGTGCCAGTGGTCCTGTATAGCGTGCCTGGCAACACGGGCCTGGACCTGCCTGTGGACGCGGTGGTCACCCTCTCCCAGCACCCCAACATCGTGGGACTTAAGGACAGTGGCGGGGAT ATCACAAGAATAGCTCTTATTATTCACAAAACGAGCTCTGAGGATTTTCAGGTTCTGGCGGGATCGGCGGGTTTTCTCATGGCTGCGTATTCCGTGG GGGCGGTGGGCGGCGTGTGTGCCCTGGCCAACGTTCTGGGGCGGCAGGTGTGCCAGCTcgaggagctgtgtgtgtctggccaATGGGAGGCAGCGAAAGCGCTTCAGTACAGGCTCATCGAACCCAACGCTGCG GTGACCCGAAAGTTTGGGGTCGCCGCCCTGAAGCAGGCGATGGAGTGGTTTGGTTTCCATGGCGGCGTGTGCCGCTCGCCCTTGCAGCCGCTGTCTGAGGCGGAGGCTAAGGCGTTGCGGCAGGACTTCTCCTCCAATGGCTGGCTCTGA